The Psychrobacter sp. P11G3 genomic interval AGCGGCTAAGGCGATGCTGACACTACCGTCAGGTGAGCAGCTGCTAGACTATCATGTTTGTCATGCGAGCAAGTTACAGGTTCCTATATTGGTTGCAGATAATGGTCGCGGCTTTCAAACTGGTTTAGATGTCCATTTAGAAAAAACCAATTCGCCTATTATTCATATTGCTGATTATGGTACTGATGTTGACTCTAATGAACATGATGGGCAGATCACAACTGGCGGCGCATTGGTCGCTATCGAATCAGCCTTACAAACATTGAGCGATTTGAACGATTTGAATGATTCAGGCGTATCAAAAAACGCACAAGCATCGTGGTTACTGGTTATTAGCTGTGATAGCTTAATACCAGCAACTGACTTGTGGCAGAAATTACAATGTGAAATAAGCCTTGCTGCTGATAAAAAAGTAATTTGCCTAAAAGATGACGGTCACTTATATCCATTATTAGGGCTGTATCAGTTAAGTATCGAGCCTGATTTGAAAGACTATATAGATAGCAGACAGCGTAGAGTAATGCAGTTTATTCAGCCATTAGTGCAAGCTGTATCATTTAGCAAAGAGTGGCAAAATTTGACCAACTTTAATACGCCTAAAGATTTCAAGCAGGCATGTGCTGCTCTACCAAAATAATAAAAATATCACATAAGAAAGGTTATATAAATGAGTGACAGCGTTCAGATAAATCAGCAATCTACTTTATCTCACTTAGACAGTGATGGTGATATTACCATGGTCGATGTCAGTGGTAAGACAGCAACGACGCGAGAAGCCAATGCCACTGGTCAAGTACGCTTTCCTAGTGAGATTTATGCGCAAATTAAAGCGGCTGATGGTATGACCAAAAAAGGTAGCATCACGCAAACAGCTCATATCGCTGGTATCATGGCGGCCAAACGCACTCATGATCTTATACCGCTTTGCCATCCACTACCGCTAGACAAGATAGGCTTAAGCTTTAAGTACAACGACGCGCTCAGCAGCCTCACGGTCAGTGCGGTAGTCAAGGTTACGCATAAGACAGGGGTGGAGATGGAAGCGTTAACAGCGGTTAGTGTTGCCTGCTTAACTATCTATGATATGACTAAAGCACTATCGCATGACATCGTTATAGATGATATTCATCTGGTCAAAAAGACAGGTGGTAAATCAGACTACAGTCATGCTTAAAGTGACAACATTGCAGAGTGCGTCGTCAATTAATTAATCAGTTAATAAAAATGTGCTAAATGCTAAGCAAGGAAGCTTGCATAAGATGGAGAGGTTTATGAGTGCTATCGATATGACAACTAATATCGAATCAACGATGAATATTAACGTCATGTATTTTGCCAGTTTGGCTGACGAGGCCAATTGTCAGCAAGAGACAGTAAGCGTGCAACAGGATACGTCACTAACTGAACTATACGAACAACTTAGTCAAAAGCATCGCTTTAGCCGTCCACAGTCGGAGCTACGAGTCGCAGTAAATGACTACTTTGCTAAATGGACTGACCAGATAAATGATGGTGATAGCGTAGTTTTCATCACGCCAGTCGCTGGTGGTTAGACAAGCGTTTACTAGTGTCCATTTTGTCAGTGGCTATTCAGTGGTTACAAAGAAAAAATAATAAATAGAGAAGAAAAATGACCGACAACGTCCACGATCATTCAATGAGCATCAAACGTAGTGCTGACGAAGCTTACCTTATCGCTGAGCGTGATGGTTTTGCGCTACTAGATATTGCTATAGACGAAGATAGGCTAAAAAGTACGTTAGATAATGACAGCTGCGGTGCGTTTGTTTGTTTTGAAGGGCGAGTGCGCAATCATAATAACGCTACGAGCGTTGATCGTCTTACCTATTATGGTTATGAGGATTTGGCCATCAATCAAGGCCGCGCCATTATAGAAGAAGCCAAAAAGCGTTTTGAAATTACGCATGCTGTTGCGATACATCGTATCGGTGCGCTAGAAATTGGCGATGTGGCTGTGTGGGTTGGGGTAGTGTCAGCGCACCGTTGTCCAGCATTTGATGCCTGCCGCTGGATATTAGATACCATCAAAGCCGACATTCCTGTGTGGAAGCAAGAGTATTACGAAGACGACTCGTCTAAATGGCTCAGCAACAATGGGTAGTCCTCTAGCTGCTATTAGTACCTCTGCGTGTTTGCTATTGGCATTAAGTGCTTGTACGCAGGATAAAGAGGCCAATACGGCGCTTGCTGCTGATACCACTGAACCAGCCCAGACTTTGCGTATTGCTGCGGCTGCTAACTTGTCTGATGTACTCCCTAGTATCATTGATAGCTATCAGGATGATAGCAGCTCATCTGCCCAAAATATTTCAAGTATCTCAGATATTGAAGTTACTTATGCCTCTTCTGGCAAGTTATATGCGCAAATCAAAGCAGGGGCACCGTATGATATATTCTTGTCTGCCAATCAAGATTTCCCTGCTAAATTGGCTGATGAAAATTCAGCTGATGTTACTAGTAAAGAGCGTAAGCTAACCAAGCCTTTTACGTATACCAGAGGTCAGTTAGCACTCTATAGTGTCACCAAACCTTTAAACAATTTTACGCCAACATCGCTGGGTGATGTGTTTATCAGTGCTGACTTTACTCAGGACAGCAAGGTAGCTATTGCGAACCCTGACCTTGCTCCTTATGGTGCGTCTGCAAAAGCCTATCTGCAATCACAAGACATGTATAGTAAGTTAAATGCTCAAAAAAGTTTGATACAGTCAGAGAATATCGGTCAAGCATTTCAATATGCGCATACGGGTAGTGTGGACTATGGGTTTGTAGCACAGTCTCAGCTTGTTGCGATTAAAGCCAAGCCTGAGCAATTTATTACTTTGCTGCCAGCGTCTTATCCAGCTATCTTACAAGATGGCATAATTATCAATAACACAGCCCCAGCAGCAAAATTCACCGATTATCTGCGCTCAAAAGCAGGGCAGCAGCACTTCTTACAAGCAGGCTATCTGGCCGTCCAGTAATACGTTAGACTAACCCCTCTCATCATAGAACGAGCAGTGACATTATATGATCGACCAGTCTCTTATGTCAGATATGCTCAGTCCATTTTGGGTGAGCATCAAGCTCGCTTGCGTGACTACCTTATGTCTATTGCTATTTGCAACGCCTATCGCTTACTGGTTGGCTAAGCCGAGTCGTATAAAAGCAATAGGACGTCTTAAGGTACTGCTTATGGGCATCATTGCGATGCCTCTGGTGCTACCACCTACCGTGATTGGTTTTTATCTACTGTTACTGCTCAGTCCTAGTGTGGGTATCGGTAAATGGTTGAGTGAACATAATATTAGCCCGTTGATTTTTACCTTTGAAGGTCTGGTCATTGGTTCCATTATTTACTCATTGCCTTTTTATATACAGCCTGTCTATGCACAGTTTTTGCGCATTCCGCAAAGTGTCACGGAAGTCGCTCATCTTTTAGAGCCCAGTCGTATGCGGCGTTTTATGAAAGTGGCTTTACCACAAGCGCGCGTGGGTATTATTTTGGGCAGTTTGGTGAGCTTTGCTCATACCATTGGCGAGTTTGGGGTTGTACTGATGATAGGCGGCAGTATCTCAGGCGAAACTAAAGTAGTATCAATTGCTATATATGAGCAAGTAGAGGCCCTCAATTATGAAGCAGCGCACATGATGTCTGGTATTTTGATTATTATGGGTGTAGTGATGGTAGCGTTAATCGCTAGTGTGAGCCGAATAAGTCAACGTCCATAGCACTGAAACATGCGCCTATTGTATCTATGATAATAATCAACCAACAATTAATAAAAATATGAGTCCTACCCACAATAGGGATTTTAGCAAGAATCTAATGTAAGCTTCATAACTCAGATCATTATGTATCAAAAACTTCTCTCCCAGAGAGAGCCCTTATGCATCTATGACTATCGTTTCCAATAAAATACAATTCTTCATGTATTAACGTTAGTCTAATTAAGAACACTTGATAATATATCAAAAATAGTTTGGTTCTCTATGAGAAGATAACTCAAAATGCTTGGAAGGATGATACCTATAGTTATAGCAATAGCTAAGATTTTCTTGTTTACTTTGAGAGGGCTTGTCATAGATATTTGTGGAAATGATTTTAATACGTAAATTTTTATATGATTGTCAGTAATTTTTATATTTTCTAAAATATCCGTTTTACTTTCTCTAGTAAAATCAAAAAAAGCATTGATACTAGTAGAAGTATATTCTTTGCTATTTACGGTATAAGAATACTTTATCCTCAAAGTAAATAAACTGTAATCTTCTAGCCCTGAGACTGATTTTTCAATAGTATTAACTTCTACTACCTCAGCCCAAATTCTTCTAGCATTGATTAGTATGTAAAAATCGAAAATCAGTGCAGAGATAGTGTAAATACCAACTAGAACCATCAACAAGAGTAATGTATATATCCAGAACATAGCTGTCCTTTGAGTACTTTTATCAATTGAATCTACCAGTATGTGCTGTATTTATCATCATAGTATTAATTGAGACTACACTGCTAAACAATATAGCTATAGTTGTTGATAGTGCTATACCTAACGAATCTGTTGCACTTGTTAATAAGCCTGTTGTTATTGCATTAATCAACATTATGTATGTTATAGCGATTAAAGTTTGGGAGGTTTTATTAGCTGTGCTCAAATTATCATTTTGCCACGTTAAGCTAAAGAAGTCGCTCATTCTTCAAGATAAGGCGTCTGTTAATTATTTTAAGTCGTATATCATAATAAGGAATAAGCTACTTCTAACGAGAAGACATAAAGCATGAAAGCTATAATAATGAGTTGTTTTATAGACACAAAAAAACCCCAAACAATCTAATGCTTGAGGCGAAACTTGCTTAAACTTAACAGTTTAAATTCGTTTTAAATATGGCGCAGCGGACGGGACTCGAACCCGCGACCCCCGGCGTGACAGGCCGGTATTCTAACCAACTGAACTACCGCTGCTTAGGTCTCTTAGCTTGTTTAGCCACTTGCTAAGAAGTGGTGGGTGATGACGGATTCGAACCGCCGACATTCTGCGTGTAAGGCAGACGCTCTACCAACTGAGCTAATCACCCTTCGAACAATTGCTAGGCAATTTATTCAACATCAACTGAGCTCTTAAGTTTGTCACTAAGCTCCGTTGCTGTGGGTGTGTATTATATAGATTTACAGTTGGGTGTCAAATATTATTTTAATGTTTTTAGAAAATAATTATAAATCGGACTTGTAATCTATCAAAAATAGCACTCAAAGCTATGTATTATATAGCATTTCTAAAAATACACTTATTATCATTATTTGTTGTTTGGCGGTGAAAAGCTACTATACTATGGATGCTTTATTCGTTGAACACGGTTGATGGAGGCCAATATAAACACTTTTACTATTAAAGATACTTTTACGAGCTGGACCTGGGGAGACCTAGCGGGTCTAGGTCTGGTGCTGCATATTGTACTTATGATAGTAATGACGCTGCGAGTGGTTTCTGTGCAGCGCAATATTGGCGTGTCTATTGCTTGGGTAGCTGTGCTTTACACGTTGCCAGTATTTGGTTTTGTGGCTTACATCCTGCTCGGTGAGCCGATGATTGGACGGCGCTATCGTGAACGCGTAGATCAAGCCAGCATCTTGATGAACGATATGGCACGGCGTGAGCATCTGATTTTTGACAAAGGGCAGGACTTATTACCAGCCAACTACCGCGGTGTTAGCCAAATAGGAACGCGCTGGACAGGGTTTGGCGTATTTCCCAATCATCAAATGCAGTTGTTGACGGATCCCGCTTCTATTTTTCAACGTTTGATTGAAGATATTCATGCCGCCCAGCGTATTGTTCTCATGGAGTTTTATATTGTCTATCCAAAAGGACAGGTGTTAGAAGTCATAGAGGCGCTGTCTGTAGCGGCTCAGCGCGGCGTAGAGTGTCATATATTGGCTGATAGTGTGGGCAGCTTTAGCTTTATTAATAGTAGCGTGCACCGCAAATTAGAAAAAGCAGGGGTTTATGTCCATCAGTCATTGCCAGTAGGGTTGTTTAAGACATTATTTAAACGTTCTGATTTGCGCAATCATCGTAAAATGGTGGTTATCGATGAACATATTGGCTATATCGGCAGCTTTAATTTGGTTGATCCAAGGTTTTTTAAGCAAAACAAAAATGTCGGTCAATGGATTGATGTGGCGCTACGAACGACTAGCCAGCACTCAATTAGTATCAATACAGCGATGGCCAAGGTAATTGTTACCGACATCGGTGCTGAAAGTAATGACAATCTTGCTGAGCTGCATCAGCGGGTTAATAACTACACTCGTAAGTTATATGTGATGCATCCGACCATCAATGATCTAAATAGCCGAGTGAAGGTATTGGCGGATACGATTGATGATCATGAGCAGCCAGATGTAGGTGCCACTTCGATTGTCGTACCAAAGATGCCTGTCGTGGACAAAGTCTTGGCGCAGCTAATACCTTCAGCACCGCAGCTAACGGCTCATGTGATTTACAATACGTTAGTTACTGTGATTCATCGTGCCAATAAGCGCATCCGTATTACCACACCTTACTTTGTCCCTGATGAGTCCCTATCGGGTGCGCTGACGATAGCGGCTAAGCGCGGCGTTGATGTGACGATTATTGTTCCTGAAAAGGTTGACTCGTTTCTGGTACAGCATGCCTCTCAGGCTTATTATCAAGAGTTGTTGGATGCTGGAGTAACGATTGCCTTGTTTAGAGGTGGTTTGCTACACACAAAAACAGTGGTTATCGATGATGACTACTGTCTATTTGGCACCGTCAATATTGATATGCGCAGCTTTTATTTAAATATGGAAGTCAGTTTGGCGATTTATACGCCAGAAATGGTCGCCCAAGTAGCGGACTGTCAGGAAGTCTATTTAGAAAACTGCCGAATCCTAGATAGTGATGAGTGGCAACAGCGTCACGGATCAAAACGCTTGTTTGACAATGTCGTGCGCTTGTTCAGTCCTTTATTGTAGCACTCGAACTTTTAAGGTAAGGTAATCTACCAGTACCGTTCTATTATTTTAGTAATAGTAGCAATCTTATAGCCTATGCTTTTTTGGTTTATCTATCTGTAAAGAGGTCACTCCCGTTTATGTCTGCATCACCTTTAACGCCACTGGACTATATTGCAGAAGGCTACTGGCAAGACTTCTTGGCTGGGCGTTCTATTGCAGGCGGTATCGCCTACGAAACTGAGCTGCGCGCTTGTACGCTAGACGATTCGCTTGAGAGTTTACAGCGTATCGATACGCTATTGTCTCAAGTACGCCGAGATATGATTAAGAGCGGTATATGGGATGAGACGATGCTGCTGGTCGATGAACGCTATCGTAATTTTATGGTATTTTTGGCGTTTTATGCCGGTCGTGTATTGGCGCAGGAGTGGCAAAGCAAGCCACATTGGTATGGTCAGTTTGAGCTGCGTAAACGTTACCCTGAGCTAACGTTGATCACCGATGATTTTTATCAGCATATGGCTGTTGGTTATGATAATGGTGGGGTTAAAGAGCGCTTATTTTTTGCACTAGAGCCAATAGGGCTGCGTCTGTTTGGTCATATTGATCGGCAGTTTGACGCAGTACAAGGCGGGCAAGTAGATAGTGGGTTATATCAAGCGGTTAGCCTTAGACTACCAACTATTTTAAGTAACGACGTTCATTCAGTGCCTGAATTAACAGCGCATAAAGCAACGACTCATCAAATCACTGAAAGCATTGTTCCGAGCGTAGATTTAAATACGCATGTCGGTACTAGTCAATTAAATGCTCCTCTTAACAAGCCAGAGGAAGTGTCGATAGGAGCTGAGCGTAACCAAGCCAATATAGTTGTAACTGATAGTGAAAGTCTCGCAGCTCCATCTGCTATGTCTGACACTGTACCTGAGTTGCAAGCAAGCGTAGTACCTCCTGAGTCTGAGAGTCCAATAAAGCCTGAGCTGACTAAAGTAATGAAGCCAACAGCCAAGCCTACGTCATCTGTAAAGAATACATCAACGCCAGAGATGTTTACGCAACTGCTTATAGAATTAGATGAGATAACGGTGCCACAACCAACTGGTGATGTCCAGTATCTGCAAGCACGCAAAGTACTGGATCAGTTCGAGCAGCATATTGCCAAGCAGAACAAGCCTCGTCGCCAAGTTATATTTTCAAATGATCACAACACGGCAAAAAACAAAGCGCTTCTAATACTACAAGCGGCTGCTGAAAATGGTAATACAGCGGCTATGCTACGTTTGGCCATGTATGAGTTGTTAGATGAAGGTTTGACAGCGGACAGCGATAACCAAAAAAAATCTGGCGTAGAATGGATCAATCAAGCCGCCAGCAAAAATGACAGCCGTGCTCAGCGTCTACTCAGTAAAATGTACTACCAAGGAGTAGGGGTATCTCAAGATATAGATAGCGGTAGATACTGGTTAGAGCAAGCGGCAGATAATGGTCATGCAGAAGCGGCCAATTTAGTGCAGCAATGGCAGCAAGCAGAAATGCTGCTGACCACACAGAAGCAAGAGCAGCATAGCACCAAGCGTTATCAGCTGTTAATTGGCGCAATCATCGCAGTCGCTTTATTGATAATAATCATTATTTAACAATCGTTATCTGATAACTATTTACTCAGTAACTTTTTAAAAGCTTATTGTTACAGCTTAAATTCAGGTAGAATTAGCGCGCTCTACCTTTACCCTTTTATTGTTTGATTTATAACTAATTTGGGCTGTTCCATGCCATCATCTAATACCCCGTCTGACCACTCTACAAATCCAATTGACCCTGTATCATCGCCTAGTCGAGCGGTACACGAGACACCTTTATATTATCAGTCTCTTATTGGGCTGCTAAAGCCATTATACCATCTACAAGTATGGCGTCGATCTCATAAAAACGACAACTATCAACAGGAAATCGATCAGCGTTTTGGTAAGCAGTATCCACCGCGTCCAGTGGTCAGTGCTGATAGCGATAAAGGGGTAATTTGGTGCCACGCAGTCTCATTAGGCGAAACCAATACGGTCGCGCCTTTATTAGATATGTTATTGGCTAATGGCTATCAGATATGGTTGACCAATACGACTCAGACAGGTTTTGCTCGTGGCGCCAGTCGTTTCGCAGAACAGATAGCTCAAGGTCAGATGAGTCATAGCTATGTGCCAGTCGACAGCCCTGCTGTTATCGAGACTTTCTTAACGCATGTACAGCCTATCGCTGCACTGTTTGTAGAAACAGAGTTATGGGCAAATATCTTGACCAAATTATCCCAGCACTGTATTCCAAGTATCCTAGTCAACGGTCGACTATCTGCTTCTTCTTTTCAGAGCTATCAAAAAATTGGTGCAGTTAGCGCCAGCATGATGAAAAACCTCTCCTTAATTATTGCGCAAGACAGCGACTCTGCTAAACGCTTTAGGCAGCTAGGGGCTAGTAGCGCCCAAATTCGCGTGGCAGGCTCATTAAAGTGGGTAATCAATGCGTCCAAAACTGATGACCAAGCGGTAGAAGATAACCGTATTTATAGTAAGAAAGCTGATCTGCGAGCAGATTTTGGTATAGCAGATCGTCCTGTGTGGGTAGCTGCGAGTACTCATGATGGCGAAGAGGCAGCAGCGTTGTCATTGCAGCAGCAACTACTGTCGCAAGCCACATTAGCAGATACGTTGCTTGTTATCGTCCCTAGGCATCCTGAGCGTTTTGATGCAGTAGCAGAACTCATTCAGAAAACTGGGTTAAATATGGCTCGGCGCAGTGAGGGGGAAGCAATTGGTGCAGATACGCAAGTCTATCTAGCAGATAGCATGGGTGAGATGATGACTTGGTATACATTGGCAAATGTAGCATTTGTGGGCGGCTCACTGGTAGATATTGGCGGGCATAATCCAGTGGAGCCTTCTAGTGTGGCCACGCCTGTACTAATGGGGCGTTACACTCAGTCGTGCCAAAGCGTGATAGACAAATTGGCTAGCGTAGGCGCTTTATATCAGCCAAGTAATGATTTTTATTGTCAAATCGAGTCAAATCGCGCAAGTAGTACAGATGCACAGATAGTCAGTGATGATCAGTTAAAGGCGAACAAAAAAACTTCTCGTAAGAAAACAGCTTATAACCGTGAAGACGCTGTGAGTATCTATACGCAGTTGGCGACTTGGCTGAGCAATTTGTCATTGGCTGCAGGGGCAGGGCAGGCTGGCGAGCAAATGACGATACAGCAGCAAGCGGTATTGACCCGCCAATTTACTATGATTGAAGACGCAATCGAGATGTCTTCTAACCAAGATAGCTTATGAACTGTATATTATTGCCCGCTGAAAATTTCTCAGCAAACGCAGCAAAAATCGATGCCTTGTCTCAAGTCAGCCATGTGACTAAAGTGCTAGACGCAAAAGTCGGTGATACGCTTAAAATTGGCCAAATAGGCGGTAACCTTGGTACGGCTGTTATCGAAGATATTACCTCTGACAGCATTCAGCTAGGTAACGTCCAGCTCAATACTGTGCCGCCAGCCAAATTGGATTTGACTGTTATTTTGGCGTTACCGCGTCCTAAAGTGCTACGGCGTTTAATTATGGATATGACAGCGCTTGGTGTACGCGATATCATTCTTATAAATAGTTACCGTACCCAAAAAAGTTATTGGCAAAGCCCAATGCTTGAGCGGATAGACGAGTTTGTATTAGAAGGCCTACAGCAAAGCATCGATACAATCGTTCCTAGTATTACGCTACAAAAACGTTTTAAGCCATTTGTTGAAGACACACTGGCAAGCCTAATGAACAGTCGAGCGATTGTCGCGCATCCTTATAGTCAGCAGTCTTTTTCTGAGTTTTTACAACAGCAACCATCACGACAGCTACCGAGTATAGTCTGCATAGGCGCTGAAGGTGGCTGGATTGATTATGAGATAGAGCTGTTGTCAGCTCAAGGCTGCACGCCTGTACATATAGGCTCTCGTATCTTACGTACAGAAGCTGCGGTCAATGCGATCTTAGGGCAATGGTTGCTTTAGATGGACACTAAAACGCGTCGCTAGACCAAATTATTGAAAGAACTGGTGAAAAATAGTTCTTAAAAATCAATGTTCAAGACTAATCACAGGTATATTTACCAGTTAAACAAATGTATTGATAATTAATCTCACTTCCATTAGTATGTTGCTTTGATATATTATGGCCTGATTACTGCTAACGCTTAGCAAGTCATCGTTATAATCACTGTTATTTTGTCTCACTATACATCTTACTTTTTTATAGCATTACTATGGGGAAAACCATGTCATTGAACGCTATCAGCGCGAATCTAACCTCTACGAAGCTTATCTTACCTGCAGCCGTATTTGGCATGATGTTGGGTTTGGCAGGTTGTAGTAATTCTTCAACCACAGAAGAGAGCGTAGAAGTAGAGTCAACAGAAACAGGTGCTGAGCAGCAAGCAGCAACTGACGAAGCTACGACTGCTGATGGTCAGACAATTACTATCTACTCATCACGTAATGAGCAGCTAATTAAGCCATTGTTAGATCGCTATACTGAGCAAACAGGTGTAAAAGTTGAACTGGTTACAGATCAAACTGGGCCTTTGATGGCGCGTCTAAAAGCTGAAGGCCAGAATACTCCTGCTGATATGCTATTGACCGTTGATGCTGGTAACTTATGGCAGGCTGCAGAGCAAGGCCTATTACAGCCAGTATCGTCTACTGTATTAGAAGCTAACGTCCCTGCAAAATACCGTGATCCAAAAGGTCAGTGGACAGGTCTGTCACTACGTGCACGTACTATCTTTTATGATCCAAACAAAGTCACTGCCGACCAGTTGTCTACTTATGCAGATTTGGCCGATCCAAAATGGAAAGGCAAACTATGCTTACGCACCTCTAAGAAGGTTTATAACCAATCGCTTGTTGCTAGCATGATGGAGCATTTGGGCGAAGAGAAGACCGAAGCGGTTATTAAAGGGTGGGTTGATAACCTAGCGACTGACGTGTTCAGTGATGACGTTGCGATGCTAGAAGCTATCGCTGCTGGTCAGTGTGAAGTGGGTATTGCTAATAGCTACTACTATGGTCGTTTGTTGGACGAAAAACCAAACTTCCCTGTTAAGATATTTTGGGCAAACCAAGATACGACTGGTACGCACGTAAACATCTCAGGCGCTGGCGTGGTTGCAGGTTCGGACAATCCAGATGGTACGCTTAAACTGATAGAGTGGTTGTCATCTGATGAGGCACAAGGTCTC includes:
- a CDS encoding extracellular solute-binding protein, whose product is MSLNAISANLTSTKLILPAAVFGMMLGLAGCSNSSTTEESVEVESTETGAEQQAATDEATTADGQTITIYSSRNEQLIKPLLDRYTEQTGVKVELVTDQTGPLMARLKAEGQNTPADMLLTVDAGNLWQAAEQGLLQPVSSTVLEANVPAKYRDPKGQWTGLSLRARTIFYDPNKVTADQLSTYADLADPKWKGKLCLRTSKKVYNQSLVASMMEHLGEEKTEAVIKGWVDNLATDVFSDDVAMLEAIAAGQCEVGIANSYYYGRLLDEKPNFPVKIFWANQDTTGTHVNISGAGVVAGSDNPDGTLKLIEWLSSDEAQGLYASSDKEFPVKVGIDESDMLRSWGEFKKDDINVQKFGELQTQAIQMMDKAGYK